The following are encoded together in the Lathyrus oleraceus cultivar Zhongwan6 chromosome 3, CAAS_Psat_ZW6_1.0, whole genome shotgun sequence genome:
- the LOC127130179 gene encoding uncharacterized protein LOC127130179: MLSLLIPGPQSPGNDIDVYLQPLIEELKKLWELGVDTYDASKNQTFKIRATLLWTISDYPGYAMLSETLKDFENEFGKKKKKKRDGPWKKKSIFFELPYWAENTLRHNLDVMHIEKNIFDNIIETLLDIPGKTKDHVNARYDLKDMGIRKKLHPKEIGGGRAVIAKSCFSMSAHEKTIFCGVLKAAKLPDGTASNISKCVHISNKKVFGYKSHDAHFMLHYLLQVAVRDTLPNVVAEPLIRLGSFFRALCKKVIQEQDLNFLEAEIADILCQMEMIFPPSFFDIMVHLPIHLANEVRLGGPVQFRWMYPTKRNLCKLKSYVRNRAHPEGSIAEAYLAEEALTFCLRYLHDNVDTRLNRKSQNYDNSDLCDVDLSDYFSCIGRSLGGKKNGKPFFLDSTTKAQAHRYLLFNCDEEHDDIVSSQTKGYRWVKAKTQSHDISEWFKTRALKDDVSIQLQDFSRGPCDTTKMFSGYLINGYRFHTMKRDARRKTQNSGVTLVSLTPSFASSKDENPKIEAVTYYGAIGDIIELDYYSQFRFVLFKCDWFEVEEDKYGLTYVYFNKKSYQNDPFVLPSQVHQCFYVMKTDPRDLYSMGDLSDSMVQESYQSDPFDGELNWVREDIPGTIVDKPPPFMQETRYEDDSDFDNIVL, from the exons ATGTTGTCATTGTTGATTCCTGGGCCACAATCACCGGGGAACGACATTGATGTGTACCTTCAACCATTAATTGAGGAGTTAAAGAAGTTATGGGAATTAGGAGTAGATACATATGATGCCTCAAAAAATCAAACATTTAAAATTCGTGCAACCCTTCTATGGACTATTAGTGATTATCCTGGATACGCTATGTTATCAG AAACCTTAAAAGATTTTGAGAATGAATTTGgtaaaaaaaagaagaagaaaagagatggTCCATGGAAGAAGAAGTCAATATTTTTTGAGTTACCTTATTGGGCTGAGAATACATTACGTCATAATCTTGATGTGATGCACattgaaaaaaatatatttgataaTATTATTGAGACTCTTTTAGACATACCAGGAAAGACAAAAGATCATGTTAATGCTCGTTATGATTTGAAAGATATGGGAATTAGAAAGAAGCTTCATCCAAAAGAGATTGGTGGAGGCCGTGCAGTGATTGCGAAATCTTGTTTTTCAATGAGTGCACATGAAAAGACTATTTTTTGTGGTGTTTTGAAGGCTGCCAAATTGCCAGATGGGACTGCATCAAACATTTCAAAGTGTGTGCATATTAGTAATAAGAAAGTATTTGGCTACAAGAGTCATGACGCACATTTCATGTTACATTACTTATTACAAGTAGCGGTAAGAGACACCTTGCCAAATGTAGTGGCTGAACCTCTAATTCGCTTAGGGTCATTTTTCCGCGCTTTGTGTAAAAAAGTTATCCAAGAGCAAGATTTGAATTTCTTAGAAGCTGAGATTGCAGATATTCTctgtcaaatggagatgatttTTCCTCCAAGTTTTTTTGATATAATGGTTCATCTGCCCATTCATTTGGCAAATGAAGTTAGATTGGGCGGTCCAGTTCAATTTCGATGGATGTATCCCACTAAAAGAAACTTATGTAAACTTAAAAGTTATGTTCGTAATAGAGCTCATCCCGAAGGATCTATTGCTGAGGCATATTTGGCTGAAGAAGCTTTGACTTTTTGCTTAAGATATTTGCATGATAATGTAGACACAAGGTTGAATAGAAAGAGTCAAAATTATGACAATAGTGATTTGTGTGATGTGGATTTAAGCGATTACTTTTCATGTATTGGTCGTTCTTTAGGTGGGAAGAAAAATGGTAAACCATTTTTTCTAGATTCAACTACAAAAGCCCAAGCCCATCGATACCTTTTGTTCAATTGTGATGAA GAGCATGATGATATTGTCAGTAGTCAAACTAAAGGATATAGGTGGGTCAAGGCCAAAACCCAAAGTCACGATATCAGTGAATGGTTTAAAACTCGAGCCTTGAaagatgatgtatcaattcaGCTACAAGATTTCTCTAGAGGTCCATGTGATACAACAAAGATGTTTTCAGGTTACCTCATTAATGGATATAGATTCCATACAATGAAACGAGATGCAAGACGCAAAACTCAAAATTCAGGTGTAACTTTGGTTTCATTGACTCCAAGTTTTGCAAGCTCTAAGGATGAAAATCCTAAGATAGAAGCTGTCACTTATTATGGAGCAATTGGAGATATAATTGAGTTAGACTATTACTCTCAATTCAGATTTGTGTTGTTTAAATGTGATTGGTTCGAGGTAGAAGAAGACAAATATGGGCTTACTTATGTATATTTCAACAAAAAAAGTTACCAAAATGATCCTTTTGTTCTGCCATCTCAAGTGCATCAATGTTTTTATGTCATGAAAACAGATCCTAGAGATTTATATAGTATGGGTGACCTATCAGATTCAATGGTCCAAGAATCTTATCAAAGTGATCCTTTTGATGGTGAACTTAATTGGGTTAGGGAAGATATACCTGGAACAATTGTTGATAAGCCTCCACCTTTTATGCAAGAGACAAGATATGAAGATGATTCTGATTTTGACAATATTGTGTTATGA